Sequence from the Chitinophagaceae bacterium genome:
GGTAGTAATTAAGCCCGGGCATTGGCTGCATGTCTGTAAAACCTTGCCCGGTCAATTCAGCCATCGTTGAATAGTTCCTCCCATCCGCCGAACGCTCTGCTACAAAACGATCAACCCAGGAAGCGTTCAATACCGTCCAGCTAAGAAGGACCCTTTCCTGCTGCTTTTGCGCCGACAACTGCAGCCCGTTACCTGCCTGCAATATGGCAGGGATATTTCCCAGCACCATCGGGGCATCGGTATTGGCAGCAAAAGAACTTACCGTAGTGGTGACCTGGAAATTTGTTGGTCCCCCAAACTGGATAAGGCCTGTATTGATCACATTCCATACGCCGGTATAAAAACCCTGTTCAACGGTTACAGGGGCATACATGAATAATGCGTTGCCGGCTGTATTGTTATAAAAGAAATTCACGTTGACAGCCCCAACCGGGTTACCCGACGGACGAACGATCCAGGTCCGGTTCACCGCAGCAATGGGAAAACGGATGGAAGGGTTGATACCGATCTCCACCCGGGCCCCGTAATTGAGCCCGCTGCCATTAGCGATGGACACCGGGTTGATGGTGGTGCTGTTGGCGCCTATGGGAAATATCCTCGACAATGCCACAACATTATTATAGAACAATTTTCCGCTGCCATTGGTGATCACATGTGATGTTACCGACCCGCCGGTCACATCGCCCGTCATGGTCAAATTATGAGTACCCAGTACAACCAGTGCATTTGCCAGCAGGGCGATATTACCCGTTATGGATTTATCAGAGACCATTGTTAGGGTCGTGTTTGAACCAACGTCCATACCGCCTGCCGGCAAGGTTAAGGTGCCGCTGCCGCCCAGGCTGCCCGTAGTGCCGTTGATGATGAACTTACCAGATGTACCGTCGTGACCGATATTACCCGTTCCGGTGATGCCATTGCGGAAGGTCTTTGTTCCGGCATTGGTGAACGTGATGCTTCCATTGGCTTCAAACAAACCGTTGATGACCATGGGTAAAGCCCCGCCGATGAGCCCCACATTACCCGTGATACGGAATATGGGAATGGTGACCGCATCCACATTCGGGAAATAGGTGACGCCGCTGGACGAAAAGGCCAGGTTGAGCGTATATTCCAGTACAGAAGCATGCTGGTATACAAAATTTGCCGCATGAACCCCTGCCCCGGCATTGGTTAACCCGCTGGCCGATAAGCGCAGCATGCCGCCGGTATTGATATTGGCCGACGCGGTTCCGGAAAAAACCGGGCCGTTGCTGTTTGATGCCAGCGTGAATATTCCGCCGCTTAATACAATGATGTCGTCGCCTGTTCCATCATTCACCGTTAATGTGCCGGCTGAATGAAACAGGATCCCGCCGCTTTCGATCGTCCCTTCATCCATATCCTGGTTGCTGCTTATGGTTACGGTATGTGTGTTGCGTATGCGGATGGTACTGGCGGCGCTGGTGGGCGTTAAAGTGGCAGCGCTCCATGTTGTATTATCGGGTGATGATTCCCAGGTGGATATGGATCCCCAGTCGCCGGTTTGAACCGAACGGAAATGATCGGTGGGGTTTGAAGGGAATATTATTTTATTGCCGGGTGAGGACGGCCCTGCCCCTGTTGCATGATGGAATGCAAAAGCAAGGGTAATAAATAAAAAGAACCGTTTTTTCATACCCATTCTTTTGGTAGTGGTACAGTTTGAAATTAATTCAAGTCGAATGTCAGGCTGTACCACTTCAATTCTTTTGGATCGGGCGGTAAAGGGTCGTCGGGTTGCATTAAAACTACAACAGTTCCCAGGCGCATGCAAGTATTTTCCAACATATTTATGTGAGAAAAAAACGCGGCCAGAACTCTTTGCACCCTTTGCGAAACCCTTTGCGTTCTCTGCGGTTTATCCTGAGCGGGGCCGAAGGGTAACCGCAAAGAACACAGAGAAATACGCAAAGGGCGCAAAGAGTATGTAATAAAAAAAGTCTCCCGTTTACCGGGAGACCTTATAGTTAAGCAATTAGCTTTTTTACTGTATCACAAAACGCTGTACCGATGCCCTTCCTTCTGAGGTCATCACCGATACCTGGTAGCTGCCTGCGGCCAGGCTGCTCACGTTCACCGGCACCTGGTTGAATCCTGCCAGCAGCGATGTGCTTTGCCGTTGCATCATCCTGCCCTGCATATCGGTAACGATCACATCCATCTTACCGTTCTGTGCGGCGCTCACCCGCAGGCTGAACTTTCCGCCCACGATCGGGTTGGGTGCAATATGCATCACATCAATACCACGGGTTGCATTAATTAATGTTACCACGCTGCTGTATGTGACCTTGCCGCTTGCGTCGGTCATTTTAAGGCGGTAGTAGTTCACGCCTGCTGTGGGCTGTGCATCCGTATAATTAAATGGCTGCTGGCATTGCAATGCCGTGGCAGTCTTGGTATATATTCCGCTGTAATTCCTTCCGTTGCTGCTGCGTTCCAGTACCATGTTGGCAGTAGGAGAACTGTTGCAGGTAACCTTCCAGTTAAGCAGGTGGTTGCCGTTCTGTTTCATGCCGGTGAAGAAGTTGATGGTAATGGGCAGCGGGTTGTTGAATGAAACACTCGCCAGTGCAAACGGGCTGAAATTGGTAACTCCGGTCCAAACCACGTTACCTGCAGCCGGTGCACCGGTTGCCGTACCTACTGTGCCAAATGCATCCCAGTTGGTTCCGTCAAAATGTGCAATGACCAGGTCACCCAGGTTATCTACATATGTTCCGCTACAAACATTATTGGCGCTCCAGTAAGCGGTGATATCGGTAGCTGTTGCACTACCTGTCCTGTTTAATATCCAGTAATCGCACCCACTTACGTGATCAAGACCTATGGCGGTTACCGGGCCTAATAATCTTGCATTTCCTCTCATGTACTCCGCTGTAAATTCATCTGTGGCAGGTGCGCCGGCAAAATTACTTACACCAATAGGTACATATCCAAATCCCGTTTTACCAACCGGGAATGTAAAGTCGGTATTTCCCACTTTCTTAACCGGGCCATTCACGAAACTTGC
This genomic interval carries:
- a CDS encoding T9SS type A sorting domain-containing protein; this encodes MKKRFFLFITLAFAFHHATGAGPSSPGNKIIFPSNPTDHFRSVQTGDWGSISTWESSPDNTTWSAATLTPTSAASTIRIRNTHTVTISSNQDMDEGTIESGGILFHSAGTLTVNDGTGDDIIVLSGGIFTLASNSNGPVFSGTASANINTGGMLRLSASGLTNAGAGVHAANFVYQHASVLEYTLNLAFSSSGVTYFPNVDAVTIPIFRITGNVGLIGGALPMVINGLFEANGSITFTNAGTKTFRNGITGTGNIGHDGTSGKFIINGTTGSLGGSGTLTLPAGGMDVGSNTTLTMVSDKSITGNIALLANALVVLGTHNLTMTGDVTGGSVTSHVITNGSGKLFYNNVVALSRIFPIGANSTTINPVSIANGSGLNYGARVEIGINPSIRFPIAAVNRTWIVRPSGNPVGAVNVNFFYNNTAGNALFMYAPVTVEQGFYTGVWNVINTGLIQFGGPTNFQVTTTVSSFAANTDAPMVLGNIPAILQAGNGLQLSAQKQQERVLLSWTVLNASWVDRFVAERSADGRNYSTMAELTGQGFTDMQPMPGLNYYRIKAVDKDGGISYSNVAVVLNAASGFELIGMAPNPVINGRFNLNISAAQKTMIEIVIMDMQGRRVDQQRVDMSAGFNTVAVHVAGLAKGTYQVYGVTGDGRSRVLRFVVQ
- a CDS encoding T9SS type A sorting domain-containing protein, with translation MNTPLTDTGTIRFISGIVNTTAANLLTMAPGSVVSNASNASFVNGPVKKVGNTDFTFPVGKTGFGYVPIGVSNFAGAPATDEFTAEYMRGNARLLGPVTAIGLDHVSGCDYWILNRTGSATATDITAYWSANNVCSGTYVDNLGDLVIAHFDGTNWDAFGTVGTATGAPAAGNVVWTGVTNFSPFALASVSFNNPLPITINFFTGMKQNGNHLLNWKVTCNSSPTANMVLERSSNGRNYSGIYTKTATALQCQQPFNYTDAQPTAGVNYYRLKMTDASGKVTYSSVVTLINATRGIDVMHIAPNPIVGGKFSLRVSAAQNGKMDVIVTDMQGRMMQRQSTSLLAGFNQVPVNVSSLAAGSYQVSVMTSEGRASVQRFVIQ